Proteins encoded by one window of Cellvibrio sp. KY-GH-1:
- a CDS encoding TIGR03752 family integrating conjugative element protein, with amino-acid sequence MATSMSSNKLVWLGVVALAAIVIVAVVNSDSEPTGSKTSGQSTEQTAAKNDTSKGKPKSSSTSEDGDTVAETIREVQARFVESESKDDKMAKDIDEIKRQLNLMQSKGTGGTQSTVTDPRVNDVLNQFSSLQDTVQTLAKNVVQQKDDVTAESNGYEVTSYDLGYGDDGSGAAGNKKNKNNYAVGPQVMPGYVVVRPMTRTQLLTTDPKLAEKLLREKLGNGLAGAQSAAGAMTQQAGKTELTNTLKKSGGKALAEVTPYYTIPARGTIFEAVAMTALIGTVPLGGKVNDPFPAKFIVGEENLATNGLRIPGLKGIVFEGIVRGNWNLSCAAVSLTKATYTFTDGRIQHMGYDQEQGGGGSKSGKSQSPFAEGEASASIGYVTNPQGIPCIPGKRVTDAHKQLFTMGMLGAAKSYFDAKAAAETTTTDNPLGGGSTSVTGDKSAFINNQTYADSMTTVMEFYDKRMRDSFDAIYVDPSAKVSLNITQDLYIDYHSDARKLAYSQGGNHVNRMD; translated from the coding sequence GTCCGGACAGTCTACGGAACAAACGGCGGCTAAAAACGATACATCAAAAGGAAAGCCCAAATCTTCGTCCACCAGTGAGGACGGTGACACTGTGGCTGAAACTATCCGTGAAGTACAAGCGCGCTTTGTGGAGTCCGAATCGAAAGACGACAAAATGGCAAAGGATATTGATGAAATAAAACGTCAATTGAATTTGATGCAAAGTAAAGGCACTGGAGGAACGCAAAGCACTGTCACGGATCCGCGAGTGAATGATGTTCTAAACCAATTTTCGTCGCTACAAGATACGGTGCAAACATTGGCCAAAAATGTGGTGCAACAAAAAGATGACGTGACGGCAGAAAGTAACGGGTATGAAGTGACGTCATATGATTTGGGTTACGGTGATGACGGTAGTGGCGCCGCTGGAAATAAAAAGAACAAAAATAATTATGCCGTAGGCCCGCAAGTAATGCCCGGGTATGTTGTTGTTCGTCCAATGACGAGAACACAGCTGCTCACAACGGATCCTAAACTCGCCGAAAAATTGCTTCGCGAAAAACTGGGTAATGGATTGGCGGGTGCGCAATCCGCTGCAGGTGCGATGACCCAACAAGCCGGTAAAACTGAATTAACGAACACCTTGAAAAAATCCGGTGGGAAAGCACTGGCAGAGGTTACACCCTATTACACGATTCCTGCCCGGGGCACTATTTTTGAAGCCGTGGCCATGACGGCTTTAATTGGTACTGTGCCGCTGGGTGGAAAAGTGAATGACCCATTTCCCGCCAAGTTTATTGTGGGTGAAGAAAACCTTGCGACCAATGGATTACGCATCCCAGGATTAAAAGGCATTGTGTTTGAGGGCATTGTACGCGGCAATTGGAATTTGTCGTGCGCTGCCGTGAGTTTAACCAAAGCAACTTACACGTTCACCGACGGACGTATTCAGCACATGGGGTATGACCAGGAACAAGGTGGCGGAGGATCGAAATCCGGTAAATCCCAATCGCCATTTGCTGAGGGTGAAGCTTCTGCAAGTATTGGTTATGTCACCAACCCTCAAGGCATTCCGTGCATTCCCGGGAAGCGTGTTACTGACGCGCACAAGCAATTATTCACCATGGGTATGTTAGGGGCAGCAAAATCGTATTTCGATGCGAAAGCGGCCGCTGAGACAACCACAACGGACAATCCATTGGGTGGTGGCTCTACCTCTGTCACCGGTGACAAATCCGCGTTTATCAACAATCAAACCTATGCAGATTCCATGACGACGGTTATGGAGTTTTATGACAAACGTATGCGTGATTCTTTCGACGCTATCTACGTCGATCCCTCTGCAAAAGTCTCACTCAACATTACCCAGGATCTGTACATCGACTATCACAGCGATGCACGCAAGCTCGCCTATTCCCAAGGAGGCAATCATGTTAATCGCATGGATTAA